Proteins co-encoded in one Candidatus Kapaibacterium sp. genomic window:
- a CDS encoding putative LPS assembly protein LptD has protein sequence MNLSKLLWWLLGFCTAGTVALPQLQIRTQPKSPEVERQGDTSLTLPQPTFPVQFPDTTASAEPRPASEPRRNRNLDTVVVFSANDTLLYVAAEQRLRLRGKARLVLRQQELTAEVVELWLPRSELTAAGVPDSSGKPQGTPIFRDGDQVYKGEQIRYSFQTRRGVVVGVSTHLGEGYYAGERLKQVEPGVFFVQGGCYTTCDHERPHYRFCAPRMKVVTGDRIFADPVIVYVEDLPVFLFPFGLFFPNRGGRQSGVLTPSFFFSATGGLVAEGLGYFYAPSDYWDIQLRATLRTRQGALGHVLFRYALRDWLQGSAELSGGITRPDLDVPLQRHWNINWQHRQRITPTWDLQANLRLSSPDYFRQVSTDLQQRLLESLLSTLSSSYLFESGASLSLTLQREQNLITGAHAGTLPRLTLTLPSWMPLQRWYAAPEWLRQLTLGYSMVARWQYQRSATGYAHQSSISHTPSLRVSPRLGYFVFTPSLSYEERWYFRQLRQRMRPEDSTLVQERLAGLFREYSYSIALGIGTRLYGVADLPSIIGADAIRHVLQPTVTVSFTPGFPQFYSSYVDYRTGRAVTYSRFALDGGGFAPRTRSARLDYRLLNSFELRLLPAADTAPPSVVEVFRLAIAGGYAPLADSLRLSDVALDFSIPALKLLNLQGGATGSFYVEVPSPDGRQWYRVNRLRIADGRFPVRWTSFRLQADFSLAGSFPLPATPTHEPNGTDTAASPFTLQWRLSLSAALRYDEPVPSQRSRAANLGIGLGIVLGGWDIQANGNVDVLGGQLIAPSIAVVRQLHCWELRFQWYPIGTFRGYWLRFSPKAAILRDLKYEEKTLPGL, from the coding sequence TTGAACTTGAGTAAGCTGCTGTGGTGGCTGCTGGGCTTCTGCACAGCCGGCACTGTAGCCCTACCACAGCTTCAAATCCGCACACAACCGAAGTCTCCAGAAGTCGAGAGACAGGGTGACACAAGCCTTACCCTACCCCAACCGACATTTCCTGTACAGTTTCCCGATACTACTGCCTCTGCGGAGCCACGGCCTGCCTCTGAACCGCGGCGGAACCGCAACCTTGACACAGTTGTCGTCTTCTCGGCGAACGACACCCTGCTTTATGTAGCTGCGGAACAGCGGCTCCGCCTTCGTGGAAAGGCCAGGCTGGTGCTTCGCCAACAGGAGCTTACAGCCGAAGTCGTAGAGCTATGGCTTCCCCGGTCAGAACTAACGGCGGCAGGAGTCCCTGACTCTTCTGGAAAGCCTCAAGGAACTCCCATCTTTCGCGACGGCGACCAGGTCTACAAGGGCGAACAAATCCGGTACAGCTTCCAAACCCGGCGCGGAGTTGTCGTAGGGGTCTCAACCCACCTCGGCGAAGGCTACTATGCTGGGGAACGCCTCAAGCAGGTGGAGCCTGGCGTCTTCTTCGTGCAGGGAGGCTGCTATACCACCTGTGACCACGAGCGTCCGCACTACCGCTTCTGCGCACCACGCATGAAGGTCGTCACAGGTGACCGCATCTTTGCCGACCCCGTCATCGTGTACGTGGAGGACCTCCCCGTCTTCCTCTTCCCTTTCGGGCTCTTCTTCCCTAACCGCGGCGGACGGCAATCCGGCGTCCTCACGCCGTCGTTCTTCTTCTCAGCCACAGGCGGTTTGGTAGCGGAGGGCCTCGGCTACTTCTATGCCCCGAGCGACTACTGGGATATCCAGCTCCGAGCAACCCTCCGGACTCGTCAAGGGGCGTTAGGACATGTGCTCTTCCGGTATGCCCTTCGGGACTGGCTCCAAGGCTCAGCCGAGCTGAGTGGGGGCATAACCCGTCCTGACCTAGACGTACCTCTCCAGCGGCACTGGAACATCAACTGGCAGCACCGCCAGCGTATTACCCCAACTTGGGACCTCCAAGCCAACCTCCGTCTCAGTTCGCCGGACTACTTCCGGCAGGTCTCCACTGACCTCCAGCAGCGCCTCCTGGAGAGCTTGTTGTCAACACTCAGCAGCTCTTACCTCTTCGAGTCGGGCGCTTCCCTCTCGTTGACACTGCAGCGTGAGCAGAACCTCATCACTGGAGCACACGCTGGCACCCTCCCTCGGCTAACTCTGACGCTGCCTAGCTGGATGCCACTCCAGCGGTGGTATGCCGCTCCGGAATGGCTACGCCAACTGACCCTGGGCTACTCCATGGTTGCACGCTGGCAATATCAGCGCTCGGCAACTGGATACGCCCACCAGAGCTCCATTAGCCATACTCCGTCTCTCCGAGTCAGTCCCCGCCTGGGGTACTTCGTGTTCACTCCCAGCCTGAGCTATGAGGAGCGGTGGTACTTCCGCCAACTCCGCCAGAGGATGCGCCCGGAGGACTCCACCTTGGTCCAAGAGCGCCTGGCCGGGCTATTCCGGGAGTACAGCTACAGCATCGCCCTGGGCATCGGCACTCGTCTCTACGGGGTTGCAGACCTGCCCTCCATCATTGGGGCAGATGCTATCCGCCACGTCTTGCAGCCGACCGTGACTGTGTCCTTTACCCCTGGGTTCCCGCAGTTCTACTCCTCCTACGTTGACTATCGGACCGGTAGGGCCGTTACCTACAGCCGCTTTGCATTAGACGGTGGAGGCTTTGCCCCGCGTACTCGGTCTGCCCGCTTAGACTATCGCCTGCTCAACAGCTTCGAACTGCGCCTCCTCCCTGCTGCAGACACGGCTCCCCCTTCCGTCGTAGAGGTCTTCCGGCTTGCCATTGCTGGGGGATATGCTCCACTCGCTGATTCGCTGCGTTTGAGCGACGTCGCTCTGGATTTCTCCATTCCAGCACTCAAGCTCCTCAACCTTCAGGGAGGGGCGACTGGTAGCTTCTACGTCGAGGTTCCCTCCCCGGATGGCCGTCAGTGGTACCGTGTCAATCGCCTGCGGATCGCTGATGGCCGTTTCCCGGTGCGTTGGACTAGCTTCCGACTGCAAGCTGACTTCAGCCTCGCTGGAAGCTTCCCGCTGCCAGCCACGCCTACGCACGAGCCTAACGGTACTGATACGGCTGCATCGCCCTTCACGCTTCAGTGGCGGCTATCGCTCTCGGCTGCACTCCGATACGATGAGCCTGTCCCCAGCCAGAGGAGCCGTGCAGCAAACTTGGGAATCGGACTTGGGATTGTGCTCGGTGGCTGGGACATCCAGGCGAATGGTAACGTTGATGTGCTGGGAGGCCAACTCATTGCCCCAAGTATTGCTGTGGTTCGGCAGCTCCACTGCTGGGAGCTGCGCTTCCAGTGGTACCCGATAGGTACCTTCCGGGGGTATTGGCTCCGTTTCAGCCCGAAAGCGGCGATCCTCCGTGACCTGAAGTACGAGGAGAAAACCCTTCCTGGGCTGTGA
- a CDS encoding dihydroorotase has product MNVLFEGIRVLNPAQALDGRFSLWLKDGRIVALSHEPIVVEPTTQRIPASHLLAVPGLFDMHVHLREPGQTHKEDIASGTAAAANGGFTGICCMPNTEPAIDHPVVLKAVLATPYDAPVDLVCCAALTRGRSGQELAPLLELHAAGAVMFSDDGTWLSNAELLRRAFRLVSSFNGLVAQHCQEPTLTEGFAVNDGVVATRLGLKGYPAVAEEIAIARDLLLAAYCQARYHVQHVSTRGAVALIREAKRRGVQVSCEVTPHHLVLTEEAVGDYDTNAKMNPPLRTQADVDALREALADGTIDCIATDHAPHATYEKQQEFEAAPHGVIGLETAVGVVLTHLVHTGILSYERFVQVMAIAPRQLLGLPLPEITPGAQANLTIIAPEEEWTVSPERFCSKARNTPFAGWTLRGKPKWVINRGQMWECQL; this is encoded by the coding sequence ATGAACGTGCTCTTTGAGGGCATTCGAGTCCTCAATCCAGCGCAAGCATTGGATGGCCGTTTCTCCCTGTGGCTCAAGGATGGCCGTATCGTTGCATTGAGTCATGAGCCGATCGTTGTAGAGCCGACGACACAGCGGATACCAGCCTCCCATCTCCTTGCCGTCCCTGGGCTCTTCGACATGCACGTCCATCTGCGTGAGCCAGGGCAGACCCACAAGGAGGACATTGCCTCTGGAACAGCCGCGGCGGCCAATGGAGGCTTCACCGGGATCTGCTGCATGCCAAATACCGAGCCAGCAATTGATCATCCCGTGGTCCTGAAGGCAGTGTTGGCTACGCCGTACGATGCTCCCGTGGACCTTGTCTGTTGTGCGGCCCTCACTCGCGGTCGGAGCGGGCAAGAGTTAGCTCCGCTGCTGGAGCTTCACGCTGCTGGCGCAGTGATGTTCTCCGATGACGGCACCTGGCTCTCCAATGCAGAGCTATTACGACGCGCATTCCGTTTAGTGAGCTCTTTCAATGGGCTCGTCGCCCAGCACTGTCAGGAGCCAACCCTTACGGAGGGGTTTGCCGTCAATGATGGCGTCGTTGCAACCCGTCTCGGACTCAAAGGATATCCAGCCGTTGCCGAGGAAATAGCCATTGCCCGAGACCTCCTGTTGGCTGCTTACTGTCAGGCCCGGTACCACGTACAGCATGTGAGCACGCGCGGAGCTGTTGCCCTCATTCGGGAGGCGAAGCGTCGGGGCGTGCAAGTAAGCTGCGAGGTCACTCCACACCACCTTGTCCTGACAGAGGAGGCAGTCGGTGATTACGACACGAATGCGAAGATGAACCCACCACTGCGCACCCAGGCCGATGTTGACGCCCTTCGGGAAGCGCTGGCCGATGGTACGATCGACTGCATCGCCACCGACCATGCCCCACATGCCACCTACGAGAAACAGCAAGAGTTTGAAGCAGCCCCTCACGGAGTCATCGGACTCGAGACCGCTGTTGGCGTCGTTCTGACGCACCTTGTACACACAGGCATCCTGAGCTACGAGCGCTTCGTGCAGGTGATGGCCATAGCGCCGAGGCAGCTCTTAGGGCTGCCACTCCCGGAAATCACTCCGGGAGCGCAAGCGAATCTCACCATCATCGCGCCGGAGGAAGAGTGGACCGTCTCACCCGAGCGCTTCTGTTCCAAGGCGCGCAACACGCCCTTTGCGGGCTGGACTCTCCGCGGTAAGCCGAAATGGGTCATCAACCGTGGACAGATGTGGGAGTGCCAGCTTTGA
- a CDS encoding DUF4292 domain-containing protein — MAVRSQAFAVALCILLLCMLLLSCATPRSGVTPLSKSELSAMLKRLHTWQQPNALVVTLSADLLLPRTPLPVRCQIEVAGSDSLWAELWGPFGVAVGQLRLTVSEMQYYDALRNVLLRGRPTPQAVERVLGLALPPSVLFTLLRPEVSLPERLGSAAWEEDKQQLKLCDTAGSCWTFRSLDLRLLSYEAELPAGRLQVEYSGQHHSLPSYPERLRIAMAGINLVLVVRDVAYHSTPSRPYSLHIPTNAARIELE; from the coding sequence ATGGCTGTCCGGAGCCAAGCATTTGCAGTGGCCCTCTGCATACTCCTCCTCTGCATGCTCCTCCTGAGTTGTGCAACACCGCGCTCCGGCGTTACCCCTCTGAGCAAAAGCGAGCTCTCAGCGATGCTGAAGCGACTCCATACATGGCAACAGCCGAATGCCCTAGTGGTGACGCTGTCGGCAGACCTCTTGCTGCCACGGACACCTTTGCCGGTTCGATGTCAGATAGAGGTTGCTGGCTCTGACTCCCTCTGGGCAGAGCTGTGGGGGCCTTTTGGCGTCGCTGTAGGACAGTTGCGCTTGACGGTATCGGAGATGCAGTACTACGATGCCCTCCGGAACGTGCTCCTCCGAGGAAGACCAACTCCGCAGGCCGTCGAGCGCGTGCTTGGACTCGCTCTTCCACCGTCGGTGCTGTTCACTCTCTTACGGCCTGAGGTCTCCCTGCCAGAAAGGTTGGGATCGGCTGCTTGGGAAGAGGACAAACAGCAGCTGAAGCTCTGCGATACAGCCGGTAGCTGCTGGACCTTTCGGTCTCTGGACTTAAGGCTACTTTCCTACGAGGCTGAGCTTCCCGCGGGGCGACTCCAAGTAGAGTATAGCGGTCAGCACCATTCCCTACCAAGCTACCCGGAGCGACTGCGTATTGCGATGGCCGGGATCAACCTCGTGCTTGTAGTCCGCGACGTTGCTTACCATTCTACCCCGTCGCGCCCATATAGCCTGCATATTCCGACCAATGCGGCCCGGATTGAACTTGAGTAA
- a CDS encoding protoheme IX farnesyltransferase, with protein sequence MKKETKLWAYYALTKPRVTATVALSMVAGYILALPRGVHDLLAWDAAARFVATLVGTILVSAGSAALNHSVEWTTDQLMPRTRNRPIPAGILTPRQGLLWGAILCGLGLGILLFIDFLVLLLATLTVVAYIVVYTPMKRRSPYALLIGAIPGALPAAGGWIAASGVGLGAALVFLVLYWWQLPHFLALSWLYRKDYAQAGFPVAAVAQEDGHRMGWYLLLSSVALLCSGVLSGISLRLSPVFVAGMAVLGGWLVGMAALFWRSPGFERARQVLRSAYVYLLGFVALALLARP encoded by the coding sequence GTGAAGAAGGAAACGAAGCTGTGGGCCTACTACGCGCTGACGAAGCCCAGAGTGACGGCAACGGTAGCCCTCAGTATGGTAGCCGGCTACATCTTAGCGCTACCGCGAGGAGTCCACGACCTCCTGGCGTGGGATGCCGCAGCTCGTTTCGTCGCCACCCTCGTGGGGACTATCCTAGTCAGTGCAGGGAGTGCAGCGTTGAACCACTCTGTTGAGTGGACAACCGACCAGTTAATGCCCAGGACACGGAATCGCCCAATCCCAGCGGGCATTCTTACACCTCGGCAAGGGCTTCTGTGGGGAGCTATACTCTGCGGCTTAGGGCTTGGAATCCTGTTGTTCATCGACTTCCTTGTCCTACTGCTGGCGACGCTGACGGTGGTAGCGTACATCGTGGTCTACACCCCAATGAAGCGCCGCAGTCCGTATGCTCTCCTCATAGGGGCCATTCCTGGGGCGCTCCCGGCTGCCGGCGGTTGGATTGCGGCTTCCGGTGTAGGACTGGGGGCAGCGCTGGTTTTCCTCGTTCTGTACTGGTGGCAGCTGCCCCACTTCCTCGCCCTCTCGTGGCTCTATCGCAAGGACTACGCCCAAGCTGGGTTTCCGGTAGCCGCCGTGGCTCAAGAAGATGGGCATCGGATGGGGTGGTATCTTCTCCTCTCTTCGGTTGCTCTCCTGTGCTCAGGGGTCCTGAGCGGTATATCTCTCAGGCTCTCTCCTGTGTTCGTTGCTGGAATGGCAGTGCTTGGTGGGTGGCTCGTTGGGATGGCTGCGCTCTTCTGGCGCAGTCCAGGCTTTGAACGTGCCCGCCAAGTCCTACGGAGTGCATATGTCTACCTGCTGGGGTTCGTTGCACTAGCGTTACTAGCGCGGCCGTGA
- a CDS encoding GTP cyclohydrolase I — protein sequence MQTNGQIAAVSQPSLADANGNLRLTVEELQQMEQELERKFADILRILRIDPSDPNSADTPKRLARMWVRELFRGRYEPPPRCTVFPNRRQVSGIVMSRGIDVRSVCSHHWQPIIGQCVIGYVPDEYIIGLSKLNRVVEWFSRRGQVQEELTEQIADFLQDRLRPKALGVILACRHYCMILRGVEGDEEQAIMVTAAWRGELATNPELRQEFLRLAAIEVPEYGAK from the coding sequence ATGCAAACGAATGGGCAGATAGCGGCTGTATCCCAGCCCTCCTTAGCCGACGCGAATGGGAATCTCCGCTTAACGGTGGAAGAGCTTCAGCAGATGGAGCAGGAGCTAGAGCGGAAGTTTGCCGACATTCTGCGCATCCTGCGGATTGATCCCAGCGACCCTAACAGTGCTGACACTCCGAAGCGGCTAGCCCGAATGTGGGTGCGAGAGCTCTTCCGGGGCCGGTATGAGCCGCCACCACGATGTACGGTCTTCCCGAATCGGCGGCAGGTCAGCGGCATAGTCATGAGTCGTGGAATAGACGTCCGCTCGGTCTGTTCCCACCACTGGCAGCCTATCATCGGGCAGTGCGTGATCGGCTACGTGCCCGACGAGTACATCATCGGGCTGTCGAAGCTCAACCGGGTTGTGGAGTGGTTCAGCCGGCGTGGGCAGGTCCAGGAAGAGCTGACGGAGCAGATCGCGGACTTCCTCCAGGATCGGTTGCGCCCAAAGGCCCTTGGAGTCATCTTAGCCTGCCGCCACTACTGCATGATCCTACGGGGTGTCGAAGGAGACGAGGAGCAGGCGATTATGGTGACGGCAGCATGGCGCGGTGAGCTCGCCACAAATCCAGAGCTTCGGCAAGAATTCCTCCGCCTGGCTGCAATCGAAGTGCCCGAGTATGGCGCGAAGTAG
- a CDS encoding ribonuclease HII — protein sequence MARSSLTPQYEQPWWQRGKYVAGVDEVGRGALAGPVVAAAIVLPIGFVSALPVCDSKLLSPQQRQRVAAYLEQCAVAYAFGWVEPQVVDTLGIFQATLLAMGQALYGLRVVPDYVFVDGPVFPDVELPGCAIVDGDRRCLSIAAASIVAKVARDRWMVEVADLRYPVYGFAQHKGYGTPAHWTALRRYGPCSLHRRTFLRRLDTVADHERAL from the coding sequence ATGGCGCGAAGTAGCCTCACGCCCCAGTACGAGCAGCCGTGGTGGCAGCGTGGAAAGTATGTTGCTGGCGTTGATGAGGTCGGTCGTGGAGCGCTCGCCGGTCCCGTCGTAGCTGCGGCTATCGTCCTGCCTATCGGCTTTGTTTCGGCGCTCCCAGTGTGTGATTCGAAGCTCCTTTCCCCTCAGCAACGCCAGCGGGTAGCTGCGTATCTTGAGCAATGTGCTGTTGCCTACGCCTTCGGGTGGGTTGAGCCGCAGGTCGTTGATACGCTTGGCATTTTCCAGGCAACGCTCTTGGCGATGGGGCAGGCACTCTACGGACTCCGAGTGGTCCCGGACTACGTCTTCGTGGATGGTCCCGTCTTCCCCGACGTAGAGCTACCAGGCTGCGCTATTGTGGATGGGGACCGTCGCTGTCTATCGATTGCTGCCGCTTCTATCGTAGCCAAGGTTGCCCGGGATCGCTGGATGGTTGAGGTTGCTGACCTTCGGTACCCCGTCTATGGCTTCGCCCAGCACAAGGGATACGGAACCCCGGCTCACTGGACAGCACTCCGCCGTTACGGCCCCTGCAGCCTTCACCGCCGCACGTTTCTCCGTCGACTTGACACCGTTGCGGATCATGAACGTGCTCTTTGA
- a CDS encoding COX15/CtaA family protein has translation MELSLQVTAEVPPRGLRQFSIALMLMTFGLIGLGGLVNSTGSGLSVPDWPTTYGQHLFLYPISEWRGGILYEHTHRLVAAVVGLMSFVLVLWSWLLIREPRYQWVRNVALVAFVLVVLQGLLGGLTVLYRLPTLLSASHAVVAQSFFACTVLLVVGLQAGWYRSPSLPLDKVQSLAKFALFVWLLSFGQILFGALTRHTYSALAIPDFPLVFGGIFPPTSALNGQVLIHYMHRLLGFVLAAAMLLQGWLLWSEKGQAAWVRWLALGGAIVVIGQILLGGWLVWSYRAVFPTTLHVIVGTALWAVNTALFFQLWRWRWLSLQGQ, from the coding sequence ATGGAACTCTCCCTGCAAGTCACGGCTGAGGTACCACCACGGGGTTTGCGGCAATTCAGCATAGCGCTGATGCTGATGACCTTCGGTCTCATTGGCCTGGGAGGACTTGTCAACAGTACAGGCTCAGGGCTCAGCGTCCCCGACTGGCCGACAACGTATGGTCAGCACCTGTTCCTCTACCCAATCAGCGAATGGCGGGGGGGCATCCTATATGAGCACACGCACCGCTTGGTAGCTGCTGTCGTCGGGTTGATGAGCTTTGTGCTTGTCCTCTGGAGTTGGCTTCTCATTCGGGAGCCACGGTACCAGTGGGTACGCAATGTGGCCCTCGTAGCCTTTGTCCTGGTGGTGCTGCAGGGACTTCTGGGAGGCTTGACAGTACTCTACCGCCTACCGACGCTGCTCTCTGCCAGTCATGCCGTGGTGGCGCAGAGCTTCTTTGCCTGCACGGTCTTGCTGGTTGTTGGGCTACAGGCAGGATGGTATCGCAGCCCGTCACTGCCGCTGGACAAGGTACAGTCACTCGCCAAGTTCGCACTCTTCGTTTGGCTGTTGAGCTTTGGACAAATCCTCTTTGGGGCGCTGACGCGGCATACGTACAGCGCTCTTGCGATTCCCGACTTTCCGCTTGTCTTCGGTGGAATCTTCCCTCCCACTTCGGCCCTCAATGGGCAGGTGCTCATTCACTACATGCACCGTCTCTTGGGCTTTGTACTTGCGGCAGCGATGCTCCTGCAGGGGTGGCTCCTCTGGTCGGAGAAGGGGCAGGCGGCCTGGGTTCGCTGGCTTGCCCTGGGTGGAGCCATTGTAGTCATTGGGCAGATTCTGCTGGGTGGCTGGCTGGTGTGGAGCTATCGAGCTGTGTTTCCAACGACATTGCACGTCATCGTTGGCACGGCACTCTGGGCAGTGAACACAGCCCTCTTCTTCCAACTATGGCGATGGCGGTGGCTGAGTCTGCAAGGGCAGTGA
- a CDS encoding c-type cytochrome — protein sequence MKKWLVGISGMLLFIGVAGCNIRGFFVRYEDDPVFHGPSEEPTQQASGQTAGTIAAGDSKGAGVYRQICASCHQQNGQGIAGVYPPLAGSEFLQGDPTISIRIVLHGFQGRIERQGKVYNGVMSGWGTVLSDEDIAAVLSYARSAWGNSAPPITAEQVREVRQKTQGRSQPYTEAELKQPL from the coding sequence ATGAAAAAGTGGCTAGTTGGAATTAGCGGTATGCTGCTCTTCATAGGAGTCGCTGGCTGCAACATCCGCGGCTTCTTCGTACGGTACGAAGATGATCCCGTCTTCCATGGCCCATCTGAGGAGCCCACACAGCAAGCGTCGGGGCAGACAGCCGGGACAATAGCGGCTGGGGACAGCAAAGGAGCCGGTGTGTATCGGCAGATCTGTGCTTCATGCCATCAGCAGAACGGCCAAGGGATCGCCGGTGTCTATCCGCCGTTAGCTGGCTCAGAGTTCCTCCAGGGGGATCCGACGATTTCGATCCGCATCGTACTCCATGGGTTCCAAGGCCGAATTGAGCGTCAAGGGAAGGTCTACAATGGTGTTATGAGCGGGTGGGGAACTGTGCTCAGCGACGAGGACATTGCGGCAGTCTTGAGCTACGCCCGCTCTGCCTGGGGGAATTCTGCCCCACCAATCACGGCAGAGCAGGTACGGGAAGTCCGCCAGAAGACACAAGGTCGTAGCCAGCCCTATACGGAGGCAGAACTCAAGCAGCCTCTGTGA
- a CDS encoding 6-carboxytetrahydropterin synthase, with the protein MVYVTRRATFSAAHRLYNPQWSDEQNREVFGKCANPNGHGHNYVVEVTVAGMPDPETGYVIDLKLLAQVLEAEIISKVDHKHLNYDVDFLRGINPTVENLAIAFWRVLQGKIPQGQLYAVRVYESDNNYAEYRGEPTPWNPTQVMSHSLSADG; encoded by the coding sequence ATGGTCTATGTCACGCGTCGAGCAACCTTTTCCGCAGCACACCGGCTCTACAACCCGCAGTGGTCAGATGAGCAGAATCGCGAGGTCTTCGGAAAGTGTGCTAACCCGAACGGCCATGGACACAACTACGTGGTAGAGGTTACCGTGGCCGGTATGCCGGACCCGGAGACTGGCTATGTCATTGACCTGAAGCTGCTAGCGCAGGTGCTGGAGGCAGAGATCATCAGCAAGGTGGACCACAAGCACCTCAACTACGACGTGGACTTCCTCCGTGGCATCAATCCCACGGTGGAGAATCTTGCGATTGCCTTCTGGCGTGTCCTCCAAGGGAAAATTCCGCAAGGGCAGCTCTATGCTGTTCGCGTTTACGAGTCTGATAACAACTACGCGGAGTACCGTGGCGAGCCGACTCCGTGGAACCCTACCCAGGTCATGTCCCATAGCCTGTCAGCGGATGGATAG